A region of Pseudomonas saponiphila DNA encodes the following proteins:
- a CDS encoding sodium-dependent transporter produces the protein MSTDRVSVHGGWASRWVFILAATGSAVGLGSIWKFPYMVGVYGGGAFVLVFLACIALIGLPVMLAETLIGRRARQSPANALKVLALEAGHSARWSWGAFAGMITALLILSFYSVVGGWSLDYIIDMGRGDFQGVTAGQVGAYFSAVTSDPWRLTFWHTLFMLLSAWVIAKGVVAGLERSLRVMMPLLFVMLLVLLGYSMTTGHFMQGLHFMFDFSLDRLLDGLLPAMGHAFFSLSVGVGSIMIYGAYMPKHSSLSGTVVGVALLDTFVSLVAGMALFPIVFAAGLNPSEGPGLMFISLPFAFGNVAFGQLMGVVFFILVAIAAWSSAISLLEPMVAYLVERTKIRRGWVTFWLAFSCWFVGLGTVFSFNIWQQAKFFVNEGGVFHLYRWGAAGGLDFFGVIDFFTSRIMLPLGGLCFVVFAGWVMGREAVRDELSLRSPLLFTLALFLMRYVAPVGILVVFAAQLWK, from the coding sequence ATGTCGACAGACAGGGTCTCTGTCCACGGCGGCTGGGCAAGCCGCTGGGTCTTTATACTCGCTGCAACTGGTTCGGCCGTGGGCCTGGGGAGCATCTGGAAATTCCCCTACATGGTCGGCGTCTATGGTGGTGGTGCCTTTGTCCTGGTGTTTCTGGCGTGCATTGCGCTGATCGGGTTGCCGGTGATGCTGGCGGAAACCCTGATTGGCCGCCGCGCCCGTCAAAGCCCGGCGAATGCCCTGAAGGTGCTGGCCCTGGAGGCTGGGCATTCGGCCAGGTGGTCTTGGGGCGCTTTCGCCGGAATGATTACGGCGCTGCTGATTCTTTCCTTTTATAGCGTGGTGGGTGGTTGGTCCCTGGACTACATCATCGACATGGGGCGAGGGGATTTCCAAGGTGTGACGGCGGGCCAGGTCGGGGCGTATTTCTCTGCCGTGACGTCCGACCCTTGGCGCCTGACCTTCTGGCACACGCTGTTCATGCTGCTATCGGCCTGGGTGATTGCCAAGGGGGTAGTGGCGGGGCTGGAGCGCAGTTTGCGGGTCATGATGCCGCTGCTGTTCGTGATGTTGCTGGTGCTGCTGGGTTACAGCATGACCACCGGGCACTTCATGCAGGGCCTGCATTTCATGTTCGACTTCAGCCTGGACCGACTACTGGATGGGCTGTTGCCGGCCATGGGGCATGCGTTCTTTTCCCTCAGTGTTGGTGTCGGCTCGATCATGATCTACGGCGCCTATATGCCGAAGCATTCGTCGCTGTCCGGCACTGTGGTGGGGGTGGCGCTGCTGGACACCTTTGTTTCCCTGGTGGCGGGAATGGCCTTGTTCCCCATTGTGTTCGCTGCCGGGCTGAACCCCAGTGAGGGGCCAGGCTTGATGTTCATCAGCTTGCCGTTCGCCTTCGGCAATGTGGCGTTCGGCCAGCTTATGGGCGTAGTGTTCTTTATCCTGGTGGCGATTGCTGCTTGGAGCTCGGCCATTTCCTTGTTGGAACCGATGGTGGCTTATCTCGTCGAGAGGACTAAAATCCGCCGCGGCTGGGTGACATTCTGGCTGGCGTTCAGCTGCTGGTTCGTGGGATTGGGGACGGTGTTCTCCTTCAATATCTGGCAGCAGGCCAAGTTTTTCGTGAACGAAGGCGGCGTTTTTCATCTCTATCGATGGGGCGCGGCCGGCGGTCTGGATTTCTTTGGTGTGATCGACTTTTTCACCTCGCGGATCATGTTGCCTCTTGGCGGTTTGTGCTTCGTGGTGTTTGCAGGTTGGGTGATGGGCCGTGAGGCTGTTCGTGATGAGTTGTCGTTGCGCAGTCCGTTGTTGTTCACCTTGGCCTTGTTTTTGATGCGCTATGTGGCGCCCGTCGGCATTCTTGTGGTGTTTGCCGCCCAGTTGTGGAAATGA
- a CDS encoding type II toxin-antitoxin system RatA family toxin — protein MTTHIQRSALLPYPAQFLYDLVNDVARYPEFLPWCSSAEVLENSEERMRASLAVAKGGMSQRFVTCNNLVPGQSIEMNLEEGPFNQLHGLWVFKPLGEKACKISLDLSFDYAGPLVRATLGPLFNQAANTLVDAFCQRAKQLHG, from the coding sequence ATGACGACCCATATTCAACGTTCGGCCCTTTTGCCTTATCCGGCGCAATTCCTTTATGACCTGGTCAATGATGTGGCCCGTTACCCGGAGTTTCTGCCCTGGTGTTCTTCGGCCGAGGTGCTGGAAAACAGCGAGGAGCGGATGCGTGCCAGTCTGGCGGTGGCCAAGGGCGGCATGAGTCAGCGTTTTGTGACCTGTAATAACCTGGTGCCGGGACAGTCGATCGAGATGAACCTGGAGGAGGGGCCGTTCAATCAATTACATGGTCTGTGGGTGTTCAAGCCGTTGGGAGAGAAGGCCTGCAAGATCAGTCTCGATCTGTCTTTCGATTATGCGGGGCCTTTGGTGCGGGCTACATTAGGACCGCTGTTCAACCAGGCGGCCAATACCCTGGTGGATGCATTCTGCCAGCGGGCCAAACAACTGCATGGCTGA